The Eubacteriaceae bacterium Marseille-Q4139 genome has a window encoding:
- a CDS encoding pyrimidine-nucleoside phosphorylase codes for MRMYDLIEKKKRGGALTREEIAWMVKGFTAGEIPDYQMSAMLMAIWFQGMDSRETTELTLEMEHSGETVDLSAIEGVKADKHSTGGVGDKTTLIVGPIAAACGVKVAKMSGRGLGHTGGTIDKLEAIPGFQTTISRERFFDLVNQVGIAVIGQSGNLVPADKKIYGLRDVTATVDSIPLIASSIMSKKLAAGSDGIVLDVKTGSGAFMKTFEDSVALAETMVSIGNGAGKNCSAVITDMDVPLGEAVGNTLEVLEALDTLKGGGPEDLKIVCVHLAAHMLAAAGKGTLPECMAMAEEALKDGSAYETFLKMAEGQGGDISYLKDPAKFKKAAFSFEVRSEEDGFVSGMDAEGCGTASMLLGAGRAAKDDVIDFSAGILLKKKYGDPVKKGDVLAVLYADKEELFPEAAEKLLSSYEFSSEKPEEKKLVYGFVGPDGKFVEEISMRPGIGT; via the coding sequence ATGAGAATGTATGACCTGATTGAGAAAAAGAAGAGAGGCGGCGCCCTGACGCGGGAGGAGATTGCCTGGATGGTAAAGGGCTTTACGGCCGGGGAAATCCCCGATTACCAGATGTCGGCCATGCTGATGGCGATCTGGTTTCAGGGCATGGACAGCCGTGAGACGACGGAGCTGACTCTTGAAATGGAGCATTCCGGAGAGACTGTGGATCTTTCGGCCATCGAGGGCGTGAAGGCCGACAAACACTCCACCGGCGGCGTCGGCGACAAGACGACGCTAATCGTAGGGCCCATCGCTGCGGCCTGCGGCGTAAAGGTTGCCAAGATGTCGGGCCGCGGCCTGGGGCACACGGGCGGCACCATCGACAAGCTGGAGGCCATTCCCGGCTTTCAGACGACCATTTCCAGGGAGCGGTTTTTTGATCTGGTGAACCAGGTGGGCATCGCCGTCATCGGCCAGTCCGGGAACCTGGTGCCGGCCGATAAAAAGATTTACGGCCTGCGGGACGTGACGGCCACGGTGGACAGCATCCCGCTTATCGCGTCGTCCATCATGAGCAAGAAGCTGGCGGCCGGAAGCGACGGGATTGTCCTGGACGTGAAGACGGGAAGCGGCGCCTTTATGAAAACCTTTGAGGATTCGGTGGCCCTTGCAGAGACCATGGTTTCCATCGGAAACGGCGCAGGGAAGAACTGCTCGGCCGTCATCACGGATATGGATGTGCCCCTTGGCGAGGCAGTGGGGAATACCCTGGAGGTGCTGGAGGCACTCGATACCTTAAAGGGCGGCGGCCCGGAGGATCTTAAGATCGTCTGCGTGCACCTGGCGGCTCACATGTTAGCGGCGGCAGGAAAGGGCACGCTTCCCGAGTGCATGGCGATGGCGGAAGAAGCCTTGAAGGACGGGAGTGCCTACGAGACGTTCCTTAAAATGGCAGAGGGCCAGGGCGGAGATATTTCCTACCTGAAGGATCCGGCGAAATTTAAGAAGGCGGCGTTTTCCTTTGAGGTGCGTTCAGAAGAGGACGGCTTCGTCTCCGGCATGGATGCCGAGGGCTGCGGCACGGCTTCGATGCTTCTTGGCGCAGGACGTGCCGCAAAGGACGATGTCATTGATTTTTCTGCCGGCATCCTGTTAAAGAAAAAATACGGCGACCCTGTGAAGAAGGGAGACGTGCTGGCCGTGCTTTATGCGGACAAAGAGGAACTGTTTCCGGAAGCCGCCGAAAAGCTTCTTTCTTCCTATGAGTTCAGCAGCGAAAAACCGGAGGAAAAGAAGCTGGTTTACGGCTTCGTGGGGCCGGACGGAAAATTTGTGGAAGAGATTTCCATGAGACCAGGAATTGGAACTTGA
- a CDS encoding AI-2E family transporter, with translation MKNHPFNKYIYMGLTAISVITAAILIVFLFLEREAVGAAFDKVVSILAPIIYGAVLAFLMAPVYNVCRKWTDANVKRLLRSEKTAGWIGKTAGTAASLLFLSAVVMSLCSMIIPQLYSSIMGILYAMPTYFQNINVWLTKLFADNPSLEATVLSLYQQVADSFQTWAVSELVPNLQNLEGLQSLEKIIGGVSNSVMNIVNLVYNLLIGIIVMIYLLNIKDVLFAQAKRIIYALLPLKTANATVAEFRFIHRVFSGFLIGKVIDSLIIGLLCFFCLNLMKMPFTLLISVIVGVTNVIPFFGPFIGAIPSAVLVFLISPKQCLYFVLFILLLQQFDGNILGPKILGNSTGVSSFWVLASILLFGGLYGFIGMIIAVPATAVIFDLVAKIQNHCLRKKELSQDVDDYMGLERIDEDSGTYISRKE, from the coding sequence ATGAAAAATCATCCATTCAACAAGTATATTTATATGGGGCTTACGGCCATATCCGTCATTACGGCCGCAATCCTGATCGTGTTCCTGTTCCTGGAGCGGGAGGCGGTCGGAGCGGCCTTTGACAAGGTGGTTTCCATCCTGGCGCCGATTATTTACGGCGCTGTCCTGGCCTTTCTCATGGCGCCTGTCTATAATGTGTGCAGAAAATGGACGGACGCGAACGTGAAGCGCCTGCTTCGCAGTGAAAAGACGGCCGGATGGATCGGGAAGACCGCAGGGACGGCGGCAAGTCTTTTGTTTCTTTCTGCGGTTGTCATGAGCCTTTGCAGCATGATTATCCCGCAGCTTTATTCCAGCATCATGGGGATCCTCTATGCGATGCCGACGTATTTCCAGAATATCAATGTCTGGCTCACAAAGCTGTTTGCCGACAATCCGTCCCTGGAGGCGACGGTGCTCTCCCTTTATCAACAGGTGGCCGACAGCTTCCAGACCTGGGCTGTGAGCGAGCTGGTGCCGAATCTCCAGAACCTTGAGGGGCTGCAAAGCCTGGAAAAGATCATCGGCGGCGTTTCCAACAGCGTCATGAACATCGTAAATCTTGTATATAATCTGTTAATCGGGATCATTGTCATGATCTATCTCCTGAACATCAAGGATGTTCTGTTTGCCCAGGCGAAGCGGATCATTTATGCGCTGCTTCCGCTCAAGACGGCCAATGCCACGGTGGCGGAATTCCGGTTTATCCACCGGGTGTTTTCCGGTTTCCTGATCGGAAAGGTGATCGACTCCCTGATTATCGGGCTGCTCTGCTTTTTCTGCCTGAATCTGATGAAGATGCCGTTTACGCTTTTAATCAGCGTCATCGTCGGCGTCACCAACGTGATCCCCTTTTTTGGGCCGTTCATCGGGGCAATCCCAAGCGCAGTGCTTGTCTTTTTAATCAGCCCGAAGCAGTGCCTGTATTTCGTGCTTTTTATCCTGCTTCTTCAGCAGTTTGACGGGAATATCCTTGGGCCGAAGATTTTGGGAAACTCCACCGGTGTTTCCAGCTTCTGGGTCCTGGCGTCGATCCTGCTTTTCGGCGGGCTTTATGGGTTTATCGGCATGATTATTGCAGTGCCGGCCACGGCGGTTATTTTTGACCTGGTGGCAAAGATTCAGAACCACTGTCTGCGGAAGAAAGAGCTTTCGCAGGATGTGGATGATTATATGGGCTTAGAGCGGATTGACGAGGACAGCGGAACATATATTAGCCGCAAAGAATAA